One Terriglobia bacterium DNA segment encodes these proteins:
- a CDS encoding DUF47 family protein — translation MVRLVPHETKFFEMFADMSANLTEGARVLLELLRTGQDIPIKAQRIKELEHRGDDMTHAVITKLNQTFITPFDREDIHKLASSLDDVLDYIHAAADRLILYKIIRIPAPAIELAQIVVKQCEQLSQAVAHLEKHDNVLDYCVEINRLENEADHVVRQAIARLFDEEKDPIALIKIKELYEVLEMATDKAEDAANVLESVVVKSA, via the coding sequence ATGGTCCGGCTGGTGCCGCACGAGACGAAATTCTTCGAAATGTTCGCCGACATGTCGGCGAACCTGACGGAGGGCGCGCGGGTGCTACTGGAGCTGCTGCGCACCGGCCAGGACATCCCCATCAAGGCGCAGCGCATCAAGGAGCTGGAACACCGCGGCGACGACATGACGCACGCGGTCATCACCAAGCTCAACCAGACCTTCATCACCCCCTTTGACCGCGAGGACATCCACAAGCTGGCCAGTTCGCTGGACGACGTGCTGGACTACATCCACGCGGCCGCCGACCGGCTCATCCTGTACAAGATCATCCGCATCCCAGCGCCGGCCATCGAGCTGGCGCAGATCGTGGTCAAGCAGTGCGAACAGCTCTCGCAGGCAGTGGCGCACCTGGAGAAGCACGACAACGTGCTCGACTACTGCGTGGAGATCAACCGGCTGGAGAACGAGGCCGACCACGTGGTGCGCCAGGCCATCGCCCGGCTCTTCGACGAAGAGAAAGACCCCATCGCCCTGATCAAGATCAAAGAGCTGTACGAAGTGCTGGAGATGGCCACCGACAAGGCCGAAGACGCGGCCAACGTGCTGGAGTCGGTGGTGGTCAAGAGCGCCTAA
- a CDS encoding radical SAM protein → MRKVSFVDSLHIIGRGSRNWPAGRPIVVSFEVTDSCTCFCRHCDHGGPRDDSRQLKPADYRRYMDVLRPCVVQVSGGEPLLRRDLVEIVRSIKAGSGVPYTILVSNWSDMTEEMYLALHRAGVDQFSVSLDFPDERHDDFRRYPGLYGHLSDLVPRLVRHGYDDIVLNSCITSENVGEIGRLADKAREWGVNICYSSYSARRTGCRDYSLTTPEQLAALSRELDAVEARRDRTNWIVNSPTTLASTRRFFEQGGMAGCKAGHRFLVVTCDGWLQPCSMVFQRYRLEEYARMAAEFTPTNDCDECYVSIRSYLDKTFPQLLWENVSGFFSVKAH, encoded by the coding sequence ATGCGCAAGGTTTCCTTCGTCGATTCGCTGCACATCATCGGGCGAGGCTCGCGGAACTGGCCGGCCGGACGGCCCATCGTCGTTTCCTTCGAAGTCACCGACTCCTGCACGTGCTTTTGCAGGCACTGCGACCACGGCGGCCCCAGGGACGATTCGCGCCAACTGAAGCCCGCCGACTACCGCCGCTACATGGATGTGCTGCGGCCGTGCGTGGTGCAGGTGTCGGGCGGCGAGCCGCTGCTGCGCCGCGACCTGGTGGAGATCGTGCGCAGCATCAAGGCGGGCTCGGGCGTGCCCTACACCATCCTGGTCTCCAACTGGTCGGACATGACGGAGGAGATGTACCTGGCGCTCCACCGGGCGGGCGTGGACCAGTTCTCCGTCAGCCTGGATTTTCCCGACGAACGGCACGACGACTTCCGCCGATATCCCGGGCTGTACGGGCATCTCAGCGACCTCGTGCCACGGCTGGTGCGCCACGGCTACGACGACATCGTGCTGAATTCCTGCATCACCAGCGAGAATGTCGGCGAGATCGGCCGGCTGGCGGACAAGGCGCGGGAGTGGGGCGTGAACATCTGCTACAGCTCGTACTCGGCGCGCCGTACCGGCTGCCGCGACTACTCGCTCACCACGCCCGAGCAACTGGCCGCACTCAGCCGCGAGCTGGATGCGGTGGAGGCCCGCCGCGACCGCACCAACTGGATCGTGAACTCGCCCACCACCCTGGCCTCCACCCGGCGCTTCTTCGAGCAGGGCGGGATGGCGGGCTGCAAGGCCGGCCACCGCTTCCTGGTGGTGACCTGCGACGGCTGGCTGCAGCCCTGCTCCATGGTCTTCCAGCGCTACCGGTTGGAGGAGTACGCGCGCATGGCGGCGGAGTTCACCCCCACCAACGACTGCGACGAGTGCTACGTCTCCATCCGCTCCTACCTCGACAAGACCTTCCCGCAATTGCTGTGGGAGAACGTGAGCGGGTTCTTTTCGGTGAAGGCACACTGA
- the msrB gene encoding peptide-methionine (R)-S-oxide reductase MsrB — MAEKINKTEAEWRRELSPEQYHVLREKGTERAFSGQYAHTKTAGVYRCAACGQELFASDTKFESGSGWPSFFQPVAPDRVESHEDTTYGMRRVEVICSRCESHLGHVFPDGPRPTGLRYCINSASLKLEEK, encoded by the coding sequence ATGGCGGAGAAGATAAACAAAACCGAAGCTGAATGGCGGCGCGAGCTTTCGCCGGAGCAGTATCACGTTCTCCGGGAGAAAGGGACCGAGCGCGCTTTCAGCGGCCAGTATGCGCACACGAAGACGGCGGGGGTTTATCGCTGTGCTGCCTGTGGACAGGAGTTGTTCGCCTCCGACACCAAGTTCGAATCGGGCAGTGGGTGGCCGAGTTTCTTTCAGCCAGTTGCACCCGACCGGGTTGAGTCGCACGAAGACACCACTTACGGGATGCGTCGGGTCGAAGTGATCTGTTCCCGGTGCGAATCGCACCTGGGGCACGTGTTTCCGGACGGCCCGCGCCCGACGGGACTGCGGTATTGCATCAACTCGGCATCGTTGAAGCTGGAGGAGAAATAA
- a CDS encoding (Fe-S)-binding protein produces the protein MRHTGACTLGVGCRAGMSLAVDNSRLDCVVALPRPQSAEEERALVARFLAGVRKLFEAGSDPELSGRLLHALRHSASCPRCAAACHVFEGSGRDERYRPGLRADILRRLYFKHVKSGGRVSTWWRGDVELDWPLVARLAQMAYRCNLCGRCAQSCHAAGHALVARALRTVFHEMGVAPIVERHADAAGVRGRIAEIDQHTSRRAGIEFHTPWDVEGAEVLLVQPASAVLDWPENVGALGLILTRAGIKWTMSSQLAGDDLGDTFSREGTQLLESVRRYAHIACGLKAKKIVVGESGEACRALCVEDERLAHGELNVPRQSVVTLIRDVVRSGRVEFDPLRNDFPVTLHDSCNLVRRGVVEPQREVLRRLCPQFREMDPWAERNYCCGGGGGLVHIKEARDWRVRVAGRKKMDQVLDAFSECLDAETRKYLCAPCGDCKTQLRDLLAEHAPWEKNRILYGGLAELVANSIAAVRPGFLQWEWR, from the coding sequence GTGCGTCACACAGGCGCGTGCACGCTGGGGGTAGGCTGCCGGGCAGGCATGAGCCTGGCGGTAGACAACTCGCGCTTGGACTGTGTCGTCGCGCTGCCGCGGCCGCAGTCCGCCGAGGAAGAGCGGGCGCTGGTCGCGCGATTCCTCGCAGGAGTAAGGAAGCTCTTCGAAGCTGGCAGCGACCCTGAACTGAGTGGCCGGCTGCTGCATGCGCTGCGACATTCGGCGAGCTGTCCGCGTTGTGCGGCGGCGTGTCATGTCTTCGAGGGCAGTGGCCGGGACGAGCGCTACCGGCCGGGGCTGCGGGCAGACATCCTTCGACGCCTTTACTTCAAACATGTGAAAAGCGGCGGCCGGGTCTCGACCTGGTGGCGCGGGGACGTGGAGCTGGATTGGCCTCTGGTCGCCCGGCTGGCGCAGATGGCATACCGGTGCAACCTGTGCGGCCGATGCGCCCAGAGCTGCCACGCCGCCGGCCACGCCCTGGTGGCCCGCGCGCTGCGTACCGTCTTTCACGAGATGGGGGTTGCCCCCATTGTCGAACGCCACGCCGACGCGGCAGGGGTGCGCGGCCGGATCGCGGAAATCGACCAGCACACCAGCCGGCGCGCAGGCATCGAGTTCCACACGCCGTGGGACGTCGAGGGCGCCGAGGTGCTGCTGGTCCAGCCCGCGTCCGCCGTCCTCGACTGGCCGGAAAACGTGGGCGCCTTGGGCCTGATCCTGACTCGCGCCGGGATCAAGTGGACGATGTCGTCGCAGCTGGCCGGGGACGATCTCGGGGATACATTCTCGCGCGAGGGGACTCAGCTACTGGAATCGGTGCGGCGCTACGCCCACATTGCCTGCGGCTTGAAGGCGAAGAAGATCGTGGTCGGAGAGTCCGGCGAGGCCTGCCGCGCGCTCTGCGTGGAGGATGAGCGGTTGGCCCACGGCGAGCTGAATGTGCCGCGCCAGAGCGTGGTGACGCTGATCCGCGACGTCGTACGCAGCGGCCGCGTGGAGTTCGATCCGCTCCGCAACGACTTTCCGGTAACGCTGCACGATTCCTGCAACCTGGTGCGGCGCGGAGTGGTGGAGCCGCAGCGCGAGGTCCTGCGCCGTCTCTGCCCGCAGTTCCGCGAGATGGATCCGTGGGCGGAGCGGAACTACTGCTGCGGCGGCGGGGGCGGGCTCGTCCACATCAAGGAAGCCCGCGACTGGCGCGTGCGGGTGGCCGGGCGCAAGAAGATGGATCAGGTGTTGGACGCCTTCTCCGAGTGCCTGGACGCGGAGACGCGCAAGTACCTGTGCGCGCCCTGCGGCGACTGCAAAACGCAATTGCGCGACCTGCTGGCGGAACACGCTCCCTGGGAGAAGAACCGGATCTTGTATGGCGGCCTGGCGGAGCTGGTCGCGAACTCGATTGCGGCGGTGCGGCCCGGCTTCCTGCAGTGGGAATGGCGGTGA